The DNA region AGAGGAGACCTGGAGAAGAAGTATGAGATTGTCTAGAGATTTTGATCTTCCAAAGTGGCCATCGAGGGATGCCGAACTCCCTGCATTTCTTTTTGAGTACTGTCAGTCCAACCTTCAAACTTTTTGAAGCCTCGACATTTGGAAGGTCAAAGTACTGGAAAGATCTTCTACAGAGAGCCTTGCTATGTCTTCGGTTTTTGCTGGCCTCCGTTTCTTGTTCTCTACATAGACATAATTCTTTTAGAAAAACTTTTATCACAGCAAAAGCTTGTACATTTACACATGTTAAAGTATTTAAAGGTTGTGGTACATCTGATAATTACAGCAGAAATTGCCAGCAAAATAATCGTTGCTACATCAGACATTAACTATTCCTTCAAAAGACAAGAGATTAACTATATACCTAGCAGCTTTTTATCCagctaaaagaaaagaaaaggaacacAACAACCATTGTGAACATTCAAGCACAAACATAAAAAAGAATGATCTCTTTTCTATAAAGCAATTAAGTTGTGTTCAGCCAAGAAAATAAGTCCATACAGGATTGCAATTAAGGCAGATATTGCTTCAGTCCACGTCCTAAAATATGGTAAACAGAATCAGCAAGTTTTTATTGCACTGTTGTGTTTAGCAGTTATAAATCATAGAGCAAtctccactttttttttttttttttttagcattctTCCACTAATTACTATCAAgataattttctcttcttttgacTTTGTGTTAGTAATTCTCTATCCTATATGCATTTATAAATAGCTTTGTCTTAGGTACCAAGAAGGTCCAAAATAGAGCTAAGGGACAATTCGAAGGCAAAAGAAGGAACATGAAAGCTATTTGGAGCGGATGAGCAATAAAAGAAGGTGCCCAGAAGAGAAGGCCACTGCATCAAGCTGGGTAGCTCGCGGCATGCTGGTTTTGCTGCATAGCCCTGAAACACCAGCGTGATGCGCTGGACCTTCACTTCTCGGCAACACCTTCTTTTATTGTTAAACAACCCGGCCTTTTATATTGTAAAACAATTATTTGGCACAAAAAGTAGAAGCAAACAGACATGTAATCCCCATCCCAAGGTACTTGTAACAATCTATGTTATGAACCCCGTTAAGGATTTGGTAGACAAAACAAGTAATAACACAGTCAATGATGGGCTTGGGCCTGAGGTGCTTCCTCTATTTAGGAACCCTCCTCTCCTGATCATTTTTTGGAACCTTCTGGTGAGTAATGCCATCTTCATCACCAAGGTCTTGGTCCTGGGTAGCTGTGAGGACTAGGTTCACATCTCTTCTCCCTAAATAGTTCCCATATCTCCATTTTGGCACTTCTTGGTAACTAACACCACAATAAACCACAAATTAGGCCAATTCCACAAAACACCAAACAAATCATTCAACTATGggaaaaaatcataaattaaaTAACATGATTTGGACTCGACCTACTATAATTTCACATCCTTTAGCAAGTAAGAGTAAACTAAGTTTGAACCATTTTCATTAGAATGAGACTCAATAACTCAACATGCCGATAGAAGGAGATGCTCCTCCATGTACTATAGAAGGAAATGTGTCTCAGACAACCATCAAATGTACTGTTATTGCACCCTGTTTTACTTCCTTTATCAGCATCTACTTGGACGTCCgatatttttaacaatataAGCTACATACAGAATCATATTTGTAATTACAAAAGTTTATGACATACATAAAGATATGAGAACAGATTTTTACTCTTGATACACTTTGTCGTCTTATTATGGACataaagatgatattttaggGATAAAGTTCTCACTTTCACACCTAGAAGAGCACTTGATGCTTCTCCAATTATTATCTTTCGAATCATGCAAAGCGCCTCTCTTATTTCATCTTTCTGCAGCTTCCTCAatactctttcttttctctgtCAAAGCATTCTCATTTCACTTTATGTTTCTGTTCTTTCTTCCATGGCTTCTTCACAGAACCGCACCCTCGCACCTCTTGTCATTTTCCAGAACTTTCTCTATCCAGTGATGTATAGGTCGGTGAATGTATATCGGTCAgaggaaggaaaagaagaaatggaAGAAAGGGAGTATTTGCTTCATGAAACGAGTGACTTTGAGGAAATTAGATTTACTCCAGTTATCACATTGCACATATTTGATGTCTCTGCGCAGTTTGTAGGGAACCTTAATGGTGTATGGAAATGCATGTTTGTGTATGACTCTGATCGCGATCAATCGATTAGTGTTGATGCTAGTCCTGAGTGGATTTCGATTGCTGAgtacattttcctttttaacatATTACATTTCCTCAGGTGCTCCTTTAAAACTATCTAATGTCTGATACTTTATAACAGCGATAACTTTCGACATCGGTTCTCAAGAACTCTGGCTTTGTATCTTCTCTTGAAAATAACCTGTCTaaacttttttgtttcttcctGTATGTCCATGAAGGGCTTCTTTTCTATGCTTTCTCTTTCACATTCTatcattctttttctctcttccacTGCAATAGCTGCTAACTCGTCTTCCTCCTGTTGTTGTTGCATCTCTTTCTACAAAAACAGACATCCAGGCAGTAAAACCAATATAAGAAACATTCTTAAGTTTTCTAACTTGAAAACCAATATCAgaataatattaaaatagtttcttctagcaCTGAATAACAGAGATTGAATGTTTGGTCGAGCCATCTTGTAACATTGACCAATTTCCTACGTTTAGCTATATACTAAAAGCgaggaaacaaaaaagaaatatgttTTTCCAATGCAGTAGGAGCAAATATACATGAGCTGAAGAGGAGACCTGGAGATCAAGTATGAGACTGTCTAGAGATTTGATCTTCCGACGTGGCCATCGAGGGATGCCGAACTCCCTGCATTTCCTTTTGAGTACTGTAACTccaaccttcaatttttttgaagcCTCGACAATTGTAAGGTCAAAGTACTTGGCAAGATCTTCTAAAGAGAGTCTTGCTATGTCTTCGGTTTTTGCTGCCCTCCGTTTCTTGTTTTCTACAGACATAATTCATTTAGCAAGTGCCTAAACTTTTATCACAGCAAAAACTTGTACATTCATACATGTTAGAGTATTTAAAGGCTGTGGTATATCTGATAATAACAGCAGAAATTGCCAGCAAACTAACCTTTGCCACATCAGACAGACAGAAACTAGCTTAATGCAACTGATGTTAATTAACATATCTTGGGTCATGTATCTAACACTTGCAGGACACCAAGAAAATGAACTACACTAACTATTCGTTCAAcagacaaaaaattaaaatataccgAGCAGCTGTATGCCTgctaaatgaaaagaaaaggaacccAAAACCATAGTGAACATTCAAGCacaaacatacaaaagaatgATATCTTTTCTAAAAGCAATTAAGTTGTGTTCTCTGAAATTCACCAAGCAACATTAGATACTGAGACAGATGTGTAGCCAAGAAAATACGTCCATACAGGAAGGCAATTAAGGCAGATATTGCTTCAGTCCACTTCCTAAAATATGGAATCAACAAGTTTTTATTGCCCTGTTGTGTTTAGCTCAGTCCTAAATCATAGAGCATTTTTCCACTAATAACCTATCAAGATAATTCTCTTCTTTTGACTTTGTGTTATTAATTCTCTATCCtatatgcatttatatatagCTTTGAACTAGTTACAGAAGGTCCAAAAGAGAGCTAAAGGGGACAATTTGGAGGCAAAAAAAGGAATTTGAAGCTATTTGGAGCGGATGAGCAATAAAAGAAGAAGGTGCCCAGAAGAGAAGGTCCACTGCATCACGCTGGGTAGCTCACAGCGCGCTGAAACACCATCAGGACGCACCGGACCTTCACTTCTTGGCACCaccttcttttatttctttccaaaGAGTTCCCATATCTCCATTTTGGCCCTGCTCGGTAATTAACACCACAATAAACCACAAATTAAGCCAATTTCACAAGACACCAAACAAATCATCCAAATATGGAAAAATCATGAATTAAATAACATGATTT from Lycium ferocissimum isolate CSIRO_LF1 chromosome 2, AGI_CSIRO_Lferr_CH_V1, whole genome shotgun sequence includes:
- the LOC132039797 gene encoding protein RKD5 isoform X4: MEFIPTLTNDLRAISELALNVEEESGGNDIKSHQPEKQSLVPVLDLNSLPCSDSEIEENDQNVSENKKRRAAKTEDIARLSLEDLAKYFDLTIVEASKKLKVGVTVLKRKCREFGIPRWPRRKIKSLDSLILDLQKEMQQQQEEDELAAIAVEERKRMIECERESIEKKPFMDIQEETKKFRQVIFKRRYKARVLENRCRKLSLL